Below is a genomic region from Corallococcus macrosporus.
AGATGATCGAGTCGAACAAGTTCATCGAGGTCTGCCGCGGCCGGAGCATCCCGGCCGCGCGGCCCTTCCTCACCATGGAGCGCGTCCTGGAGTAGTCCCTCCAGGCGGGCTCAGATCGTCTTGCGCCCCGGCAGGTCGAAGCGATCCAGCTCCATCACCTTGGCCCACGCGGCGACGAAGTCCTGCACGAAGTGGGCTTCGCCGTCGCGGGCCGCGTAGACCTCCGCCAGCGCGCGCAGCTGCGAGTTCGAGCCGAAGACGAGGTCGGCGGTGGTCGCCGTCCAGCGCAGCTCGCCCGTGGCCCGGTCGCGGCCCTCGAACACGTTCGGGGCCGTCTGCGAGCGCTTCCACGCGGTGCGCATGTCGAGCAGGTTGACGAAGAAGTCCGGGCTCAGCGTGCCCGGGCGCCGGGTGAACACGCCGTGCTGCGTGTGGCCGTGGTTGACGTCCAGCGAGCGCAGGCCGCCCAGGAGCGCCGTCATCTCCGGCGCGGTGAGCGTGAGCAGGCTGGCGCGGTCGATGAGCGCGGCGGCCGTCGTCGCCTCGGCGCCCGCGCGGACGTAGTTGCGGAAGGCGTCCGCCGCCGGCTCCAGGACGAGGAACGAATCCACGTCCGTCTGCTCCTGAGACGCGTCCATGCGGCCCGGGGTGAAGGGCACGGTGACATTGTGGCCGGCCTTGCGCGCGGCGGCTTCGACGGCCGCGGTGCCCCCCAGCACGATGAGGTCCGCCAGCGACACCCGCTTGCCGCCAGCCTGCGCGCCGTTGAACCGCTGCTGGAGTCCTTCCAGCGTGGTGAGCACCCGCGCGAGCTCCGCGGGCTCGTTGGCCTCCCAGTCCTTCTGCGGCGCCAGCCGGATGCGCGCGCCGTTCGCGCCCCCGCGCATGTCGCTGCCGCGGAACGTGGACGCGGAGGCCCAGGCGGTCTTGATCAGCTGCTGCGGAGACAGGCCGGAGCCGAGCAGCTCCGCCTTGAGCGTGGCGATGTCCGAGGCGTCCACCAGCGCGTGGTCCACGGCCGGGATGGGGTCCTGCCAGAGCAGGTCCTCCGCCGGCACCAGCGGGCCCAGGTAGCGCACCTTGGGGCCCATGTCGCGATGGGTCAGCTTGAACCAGGCGCGCGCGAAGGCGTCCGCGAACTTCGCCGGGTGGGCCATGTAGTCGCGCGAGATGCGCTCGTAGATGGGGTCGAAGCGCAGCGCGAGGTCGGCCGTGGTCATCATGGGCGCGTGGCGCTTGCCGGGCACGTGCGCGTCCGGGACGGTGCCGGCGCCGCTGTTGCCGACGGGCTTCCACTGGTGCGCGCCGGCCGGGCTCTTCGTCAGCTCCCACTCGTAGCCGAAGAGCGTCTCGAAGTAGCTCATGTCCCACTTCGTCGGCGTGGGCGTCCAGGCGCCCTCCAGGCCGCTGGTGGTGGCGTGCGCGCCGATGCCGGTCTCGTAGGCGTTCCTCCAGCCCAGGCCCAGCTCCTCGATGTTGGCGCCCTCCGGCTCGGAGCCCAGGTGGTGCGCCGGGCCAGCGCCGTGGCACTTGCCGAAGGTGTGGCCCCCCGCGACGAGCGCGACGGTCTCCTCGTCGTTCATCGCCATGCGCGCGAAGGTGTCGCGGATGTCGCGCGCGGAGCCCACCGGATCCGGGCGGCCGTTCGGGCCCTCGGGGTTGACGTAGATGAGGCCCATCTGCACGGCGGCCAGCGGGTGCGCCAGCTCGCGCTCACCGCTGTAGCGCTCGTCGCCCAGCCAGGTGGACTCCGGGCCCCAGTTGATGGGCTGCGGCTCCCATACGTCCTCGCGGCCGCCGCCGAAGCCGAAGGTCTTGAGGCCCATGGACTCCAGCGACACGTTGCCCGCGAGGATCATCAGGTCCGCCCACGACAGCTGGCGGCCGTACTTCTGCTTGATGGGCCACAGCAGGCGCCGCGCCTTGTCCAGGTTGCCGTTGTCGGGCCAGCTGTTGAGCGGCGCGAAGCGCTGTTCTCCGGAGCGAGCGCCGCCCCGGCCGTCGAAGATGCGGTAGGTGCCCGCCGCGTGCCACGCCATGCGGATGAAGAACGGGCCGTAGTGGCCGTAGTCCGCCGGCCACCAGTCCTGCGAGTCGGTCATCAGCGCGTGCAGGTCCTTCACCACCGCGGGGAGGTCCAGCTTCTGGAACTCCGCCGCGTAGTTGAAGTCCTCGACCATCGGGTCCGACAGCGCGTTGTGCTGGTGCAGCATCGCGAGGTTGAGCTGGTCCGGCCACCACTGCGTGTTCGTGCGGGCGCGGCGTGGGCCGTGCGCGACGGGGCACTTCGACTCGTCGTTCATGGGGTTCTCCTGGCGGGCTGCGGGATGCCGGATAGACCGGCACCGCGCGCGCGGGAACCCGGATGCGCGGACGGCCCCGGAGGCCGTTCGTTATCGAACCCCCCTCTCCTCCCGGGGGTTCGCGACAGCACAGCGCGTCAGCGACAGGACGGCTCGGGGCAACTCCGCTGAGTTTGCTATGAAGCCGCCATGTCCTCGGATTCCTCCGATTCCCGCCCTGTGCTGAGGGCGGTCCTCAACGTCCTGGTGGGCTTCCTCGAACTGCTGCGCGCCGTGCACCGGATTGTGTACGACGCGGCCCGCTGGTTGCGGCTGCGCTATGTGTGGCTCAAGCCCAGGCCGGGGGACATCTACATCTCCACGTACCCGAAGTCCGGGACGACGTGGATGCAGCAGATCGTCTACCAGCTCCTCACCCGGGGCCGGGGCGAGTACGAGCACATCCTCCAGGTGGCGCCGTTCCTGGAGGAGCTCATCCTCTCCCCCCGCGCGGAGCAGGTGCTGGATGGCCTGGAGCAGCCGCGCATCCTGAAGACCCACATGAAGTACGGGTTCCTCAGGCCGCCACCGGACAGCCGCATCATCTACGTGACGCGCGCCGCGCCGGACGCGCTCATCTCCCGCTACACGCACAACTGCGTGATGACCGGCCTGCGCCTGGACTTCGACAAGTTCGTCCAGAGGGTGCTGCGCAAGGACGAGTGGGGAGCGCACCTGGCCTCGTGGTGGCCGCACCGCACGGACGCGAACGTGCTGCACGTGCGCTATGCGGACCTCGTCGCGGACCGCGAGGGCTGTCTGCGCCGCATCGGCGCGTTCCTGGGCGTCCCCGTGGCGGACGAGGACCTGCCCCTGCTGATGGAGAAGACGAGCTTCGAGTACATGAAGCAGCACGACGCCCGGTTCGACCCGCGCACGGCGGTGTACGAGCCGAGGGAGCCGGGGACGGGCTTCATCAACAAGGGCGGCGTGGGCCGGGGCAAGCCGGCCCTCAAGCCGGAGCACCGCGCCCGGATGGACGCCCAGTTCCAGGCGGTCCGCCAGAAGCTGGGCATCACCGAGGACGCCATCTAGAAGCGGCGCCGGGTGCGCGGGCTTCAGTGCTTGCGGCGCTGGAGCTTGCGCAGGCCCGCGAGCAGCGCCTCGCCGTCCGGCGTGCCCAGGCCGGTGCACGCGTTCCAGAGCGTCTCGTGGCTCGCGAAGTAGGCGCCGTTGCCGCCCTGGGTGATGCGGCGGACGACGGGGGCGCCCTCGCTGACCAGCTTGTAGAGCTGGGGGTGCAGGAAGCCCACGCGCGCGCCCAGCGCCTCGTTGAGGCGGACGATGAGGCCGGCCCACATCGGCGCGGCGGCGCTCGTGCCCGCGGCGACGCCCTGCTGGCCCTTGAAGACGATTTGATAGCCGGTGTGCAGGTCCGCGTTCGCCGCGACGTCGGGCACGCCCCGGCCGGTGCCCCGGGAGACGGAGAAGGCGCCGTTCTTCCACGACGACGTCACGAGGTCGGGCACGCCGATGCCCTCCTGGTACAGCGGCAGCGCGTTCATGCTGCTGACACCGCCGCTGCTCGCGCCCGCGGCCGTGGAGGTGTTGCCCAGCGCGCCCATGGACATCGCCTCGCCCAGGCGGTTCCACACGCGCTCGTGGTGGAGGACCTCTCCCAGCGCCTCCAGCGTCGTGCCGCCGCAGCCCAGCACCAGCGCGCTCGCGGCCGGGTAGCTCGTCGCGGCCACGGTGATGGCGCCGGTGGGAGAGTGGCCATTCACCGGCACCTGCGAGCCCAGGTCGCCGGACGCCGCGCACACGGTGATGCCCAGGAGCGCGGCTTCGATGAAGAGGCGCTCGAAGGCCACCTCCTCGCCCTGCTGGATGAGCGACCCTTCATAGAAGGACCAGCTGGTGGTCAGCACCGACGGCAGGTTCTCCCGGTCGCTGATGGCCTCCGCCAGGACGCGGTGGTAGTCGCGCAGCGAGTAGTCCTTCGAGCCCGCGTTGTAGACGACGACGCGCGCGCCCGGACACACGGAGGCCACCAGCTCCACGTCCATGGTGACCTCCGCGTTGGAGGCGACATCGAGCCCCGCCTTGTTCGGCCCCACGTTCACCACCGGCGCCGTGCGCTCGACCCCGACCGACTTCAGGTACTGGGCCAGGTCCTCCGGCTTGTAGCCGCCCGCCAGCTCGATGATGCCGACGCACTGGCCCTCGCCCTGGTTGCGCGGGTAGCGGTAGAGGTTCGCCACCTGGGGCGCCGTGTACGAGCGCACGCCGGCCTGCTTCGCCACCTCCCGGGGCACGGGCAGCGCCGCGGCGTTGTGGGTGACGAGCGGCCGGGTGTCCAGCCCGAGCACCCACTCCGCCACGCCGTGCAGCGCGCGCGGCAGGGCCACCGGCTTCGTGTGGGTCAGGTAGGACGAGGGCCCGTGGGTGTAGCGCCGCAGGTCCACGCCGAAGGCCTTGCCCATCGCCGCCGGGGTCCCCTGGAGGACGACATAGCCGCGGGCGCGGTGCTCGGACACGACGCTCAGGCCTTGCTTCTTCGCGAAGGTGCGCACGGTCTTCAGGTGCTTCGGATCCGTGCCGTACTTCGCCTCGAACTCGTCGTGGGTGAGGGGGCGGCGCGGGGGATCCGCGCACAGCTGGGCCACGGTGGGCAGGGGCGACCCGTGGCGCAGCACCAGGGTC
It encodes:
- a CDS encoding sulfotransferase domain-containing protein, which translates into the protein MSSDSSDSRPVLRAVLNVLVGFLELLRAVHRIVYDAARWLRLRYVWLKPRPGDIYISTYPKSGTTWMQQIVYQLLTRGRGEYEHILQVAPFLEELILSPRAEQVLDGLEQPRILKTHMKYGFLRPPPDSRIIYVTRAAPDALISRYTHNCVMTGLRLDFDKFVQRVLRKDEWGAHLASWWPHRTDANVLHVRYADLVADREGCLRRIGAFLGVPVADEDLPLLMEKTSFEYMKQHDARFDPRTAVYEPREPGTGFINKGGVGRGKPALKPEHRARMDAQFQAVRQKLGITEDAI
- a CDS encoding S53 family peptidase, encoding MVRIPLAQSARVSPESVHPPLRSRAATGTVEVTLVLRHGSPLPTVAQLCADPPRRPLTHDEFEAKYGTDPKHLKTVRTFAKKQGLSVVSEHRARGYVVLQGTPAAMGKAFGVDLRRYTHGPSSYLTHTKPVALPRALHGVAEWVLGLDTRPLVTHNAAALPVPREVAKQAGVRSYTAPQVANLYRYPRNQGEGQCVGIIELAGGYKPEDLAQYLKSVGVERTAPVVNVGPNKAGLDVASNAEVTMDVELVASVCPGARVVVYNAGSKDYSLRDYHRVLAEAISDRENLPSVLTTSWSFYEGSLIQQGEEVAFERLFIEAALLGITVCAASGDLGSQVPVNGHSPTGAITVAATSYPAASALVLGCGGTTLEALGEVLHHERVWNRLGEAMSMGALGNTSTAAGASSGGVSSMNALPLYQEGIGVPDLVTSSWKNGAFSVSRGTGRGVPDVAANADLHTGYQIVFKGQQGVAAGTSAAAPMWAGLIVRLNEALGARVGFLHPQLYKLVSEGAPVVRRITQGGNGAYFASHETLWNACTGLGTPDGEALLAGLRKLQRRKH
- the katG gene encoding catalase/peroxidase HPI — protein: MNDESKCPVAHGPRRARTNTQWWPDQLNLAMLHQHNALSDPMVEDFNYAAEFQKLDLPAVVKDLHALMTDSQDWWPADYGHYGPFFIRMAWHAAGTYRIFDGRGGARSGEQRFAPLNSWPDNGNLDKARRLLWPIKQKYGRQLSWADLMILAGNVSLESMGLKTFGFGGGREDVWEPQPINWGPESTWLGDERYSGERELAHPLAAVQMGLIYVNPEGPNGRPDPVGSARDIRDTFARMAMNDEETVALVAGGHTFGKCHGAGPAHHLGSEPEGANIEELGLGWRNAYETGIGAHATTSGLEGAWTPTPTKWDMSYFETLFGYEWELTKSPAGAHQWKPVGNSGAGTVPDAHVPGKRHAPMMTTADLALRFDPIYERISRDYMAHPAKFADAFARAWFKLTHRDMGPKVRYLGPLVPAEDLLWQDPIPAVDHALVDASDIATLKAELLGSGLSPQQLIKTAWASASTFRGSDMRGGANGARIRLAPQKDWEANEPAELARVLTTLEGLQQRFNGAQAGGKRVSLADLIVLGGTAAVEAAARKAGHNVTVPFTPGRMDASQEQTDVDSFLVLEPAADAFRNYVRAGAEATTAAALIDRASLLTLTAPEMTALLGGLRSLDVNHGHTQHGVFTRRPGTLSPDFFVNLLDMRTAWKRSQTAPNVFEGRDRATGELRWTATTADLVFGSNSQLRALAEVYAARDGEAHFVQDFVAAWAKVMELDRFDLPGRKTI